A single region of the Sorghum bicolor cultivar BTx623 chromosome 7, Sorghum_bicolor_NCBIv3, whole genome shotgun sequence genome encodes:
- the LOC8067053 gene encoding protein O-glucosyltransferase 1, with protein MKKSLEEQRDEEEGAALVPQHEHRQTISSPSPPHQDPEQSGDDDDDDAHHHHLVAAPAWWRRRAQKLVPTRGVGLVMAGLLVLALLVGSGSTSRWIHLDGYASLQSFLLGSGGGMKQHRWLPHHVPSPEADLVPIPFSCGNGTGSPGTCRRRRDTTTTTVQSSPSPSPSSMPPVASSSKVKSASKKLAPPPPPECPEYFRYIHSDLSPWRETGITREAVERGRHRAAFRLVVVDGRAYVETYHRVFQTRDTFTQWGIAQLLARYPGRVPDLDLMFNCEDMPEVRAADFAAAPSQAPPLFRYCKDDSTLDIVFPDWSFWGWPEVNIRPWAPLLEEMAAETARLPWAEREPYAYWKGNPGVSGERGDLLRCNDSSGEWRTRVFWQDWGAAIRDGFRNSNLAKQCRYRYKIFVRGRSWSVSQKYILACDSPVLLVATPFKDFFSRGLVAGKHYWPIDPGAGKCAGIKFAVDWGNAHPEQARRMAEEGSGFARHDLSMDYVYDYMLHLLTQYAALLRYKPTVPENAVELCAETVACPAAKNNNNREFDFMMESRERFVADYQPCTLPPPFTDDDIREMARRDQEVRANVHKLMTTMTP; from the exons ATGAAGAAGAGCTTGGAGGAGCAGCGCGACGAGGAGGAGGGGGCGGCGTTGGTGCCGCAACATGAACATCGTCAGACGATATCTTCGCCTTCGCCGCCTCATCAGGATCCAGAGCAGAgcggtgacgacgacgacgacgatgctcatcatcatcatctggtGGCGGCGCCGGCGTGGTGGAGGCGGCGGGCGCAGAAGCTGGTGCCCACCAGAGGCGTGGGCCTGGTCATGGCCGGTCTCCTGGTGCTTGCCTTGCTCGTCGGCAGCGGCAGCACCAGCCGCTGGATCCACCTCGACGGCTATGCATCG TTGCAGTCGTTTCTgctcggcagcggcggcggcatgaAACAGCACCGGTGGCTTCCTCACCACGTCCCCTCGCCTGAAGCGGACCTCGTGCCCATACCCTTCAGCTGCGGCAACGGCACTGGGTCGCCGGGgacatgccgccgccgccgtgacacgacgacgacgacagtacAATCATCCCCCTCTCCGTCGCCGTCGTCAATGCCACCAGTGGCGTCGTCGTCCAAAGTTAAATCAGCATCGAAGAAATTAgccccacctcctcctcctgagtGCCCGGAGTACTTCCGGTACATCCACTCGGACCTGTCGCCGTGGCGCGAGACGGGGATCACGCGGGAGGCCGTGGAGCGGGGGCGTCACCGGGCGGCGTTCCGGCTGGTGGTGGTGGACGGCCGCGCGTACGTGGAGACGTACCACCGCGTGTTCCAGACGCGTGACACCTTCACGCAGTGGGGCATCGCGCAGCTGCTGGCGCGCTACCCCGGCCGCGTCCCGGACCTGGACCTCATGTTCAACTGCGAGGACATGCCCGAGGTGCGCGCCGCCGACTTCGCCGCCGCGCCGTCGCAGGCGCCGCCGCTGTTCCGCTACTGCAAGGACGACTCGACGCTGGACATCGTGTTCCCGGACTGGTCCTTCTGGGGGTGGCCCGAGGTGAACATCCGTCCCTGGGCGCCGCTGCTGGAGGAGATGGCGGCAGAGACGGCGCGCCTGCCGTGGGCGGAGCGGGAGCCGTACGCGTACTGGAAGGGCAACCCCGGCGTGTCCGGCGAGCGCGGCGACCTGCTCCGGTGCAACGACTCGTCGGGGGAGTGGAGGACGCGCGTGTTCTGGCAGGACTGGGGCGCCGCCATCCGAGACGGCTTCCGGAACTCCAACCTGGCGAAGCAGTGCCGGTACCGGTACAAGATCTTCGTGCGGGGGCGGTCGTGGTCGGTGAGCCAGAAGTACATCCTCGCCTGCGACTCGCCGGTGCTGCTCGTCGCCACCCCCTTCAAGGACTTCTTCTCCCGGGGCCTCGTCGCCGGTAAGCACTACTGGCCAATCGACCCCGGCGCCGGCAAGTGCGCCGGCATCAAGTTCGCCGTGGACTGGGGCAACGCGCACCCGGAGCAGGCGCGCCGGATGGCCGAGGAAGGCAGCGGATTCGCGCGCCACGACCTCAGCATGGACTACGTCTACGACTACATGCTGCACCTGCTCACCCAGTACGCCGCCCTGCTCCGCTACAAGCCCACCGTGCCGGAGAACGCCGTCGAGCTGTGCGCCGAGACCGTCGCCTGCCCCGCCGCcaagaacaacaacaacagGGAATTCGACTTCATGATGGAGTCCAGGGAGAGGTTCGTCGCCGACTACCAGCCCTGCACGCTGCCGCCGCCCTTCACCGACGATGACATCAGGGAGATGGCGCGAAGAGACCAGGAGGTGCGCGCCAACGTGCACAAGTTGATGACCACCATGACTCCATGA
- the LOC110437088 gene encoding probable ascorbate-specific transmembrane electron transporter 1, with the protein MMKGGAAPASNKAAMDARTLVAHVLAVAAIVLVLLWCIHFRGGLALRSQDKPLIFNVHPVLMVLGPIVLAGEAILSYRSLPLARDARKKVHLALHAAGLAGGVLGVYAVFKFHVESGIPNLYSLHSWVGIATVTLYGLQWTAGFLTYFFPGASPTTRRRTLPWHAVFGLLIFVLAVGTAQLGFLEKLTFMQGQPLRLPKYGAEALLINFTAVVVLLLGVAVVLATVNIDGTRYNTIM; encoded by the coding sequence ATGATGAAGGGTGGTGCCGCTCCGGCGTCCAACAAGGCGGCGATGGACGCGCGCACGCTGGTGGCGCACGTCCTGGCCGTGGCCGCCATCGTGCTGGTGCTCCTCTGGTGCATCCACTTCCGCGGCGGCCTCGCCCTGCGCTCCCAGGACAAGCCGCTCATCTTCAACGTCCACCCCGTGCTCATGGTGCTCGGCCCCATCGTCCTCGCCGGAGAAGCCATCCTCAGCTACCGCTCTCTCCCTCTCGCCCGCGACGCCAGGAAGAAGGTGCACCTGGCGCTGCACGCCGCGGGCCTCGCCGGTGGCGTCCTCGGCGTCTACGCCGTCTTCAAGTTTCACGTCGAGAGCGGCATCCCCAACCTCTACTCGCTCCACTCCTGGGTCGGCATCGCCACCGTCACCCTCTACGGGCTCCAGTGGACCGCCGGATTCCTCACCTACTTCTTCCCCGGCGCCTCCCCCACCACCAGGCGCAGAACGCTGCCATGGCACGCCGTCTTCGGCCTCCTCATCTTCGTGCTCGCCGTTGGAACCGCGCAGCTGGGCTTCCTCGAGAAGCTCACCTTCATGCAGGGCCAGCCCCTGCGCCTACCCAAGTACGGCGCAGAGGCGCTGCTCATCAACTTCACCGCCGTGGTCGTGCTCCTCCTCGGCGTCGCCGTCGTGCTTGCCACCGTCAACATCGACGGGACCAGGTACAACACCATTATGTGA